The Devosia sp. YIM 151766 genome includes a region encoding these proteins:
- a CDS encoding SDR family NAD(P)-dependent oxidoreductase: MQKRFADQVAVITGGAGGIGLAVAKKLAEGGARLALWDVSEAALAAARALLPQAETYIVDIADYASVEAAVAATEAHFGRIDILVNSAGIAGKNAPLDEYEIAEWRRVIEIDLNGTFFVNRAVLPGMKARDYGRIVNIASIAGKEGNPNASAYAAAKAGVIGMTKAVGKECAKYDIAINAVTPATAKTDILNELKPEFIDYMLNRIPRGRFLEVEEAASMIAWLCSAENSFTTASVFDLSGGRATY; encoded by the coding sequence ATGCAGAAGCGCTTCGCGGACCAGGTGGCCGTCATCACCGGCGGGGCGGGCGGCATTGGCCTTGCGGTGGCGAAGAAGCTGGCGGAGGGCGGCGCCCGGCTGGCGCTCTGGGATGTCAGCGAAGCGGCGCTCGCGGCGGCCCGCGCCCTGCTTCCCCAGGCCGAGACCTATATCGTCGACATTGCCGATTACGCCTCCGTCGAGGCGGCCGTGGCCGCTACCGAGGCGCATTTCGGCCGCATCGATATCCTGGTCAATTCCGCCGGGATCGCCGGCAAGAACGCGCCGCTCGACGAATATGAGATCGCGGAATGGCGCCGCGTCATCGAGATCGACCTGAACGGGACATTCTTCGTCAACCGCGCGGTGCTGCCGGGAATGAAGGCGCGCGATTACGGGCGCATCGTCAACATCGCCTCAATTGCCGGCAAGGAAGGCAATCCCAATGCCAGCGCCTATGCCGCCGCCAAGGCCGGCGTCATCGGCATGACCAAGGCGGTGGGCAAGGAATGCGCCAAATACGACATCGCCATCAACGCCGTCACTCCGGCCACCGCCAAGACCGATATTCTCAACGAACTCAAACCGGAATTCATTGACTACATGCTCAACCGCATTCCGCGCGGGCGCTTCCTGGAAGTCGAGGAGGCCGCGAGCATGATCGCCTGGCTGTGCAGTGCCGAAAACAGCTTCACCACCGCCTCGGTCTTCGACCTGTCGGGCGGTCGCGCAACCTATTGA
- the ugpC gene encoding sn-glycerol-3-phosphate ABC transporter ATP-binding protein UgpC: protein MGAVSIQSIQKIYNKLTVIPDLSLDIRDGEFLVLVGPSGCGKSTLLRMIAGLEDISSGNISISGRLINNVAPKDRDIAMVFQSYALYPHMTVEENMSFALRLKGVSKQDRAVQVAQAAEILGLTPLLKRLPRQLSGGQRQRVAMGRAIVRNPQVYLFDEPLSNLDAKLRVQMRSEIKLNHARLKTTTVYVTHDQIEAMTMADRIVVMNAGRIEQVGSPLELYDRPANLFVAGFIGSPAMNFLPVAAAAGQLRLTDGTALPFDGPIDGTGASLIAGIRPEHFVIADNGLAAEVMTVEPTGAETQILARVAGHDILVSFRDRIDVAAGDRLHLQPLADKVHLFDETSGQRLS, encoded by the coding sequence ATGGGCGCAGTCAGCATCCAGTCGATCCAGAAGATTTATAACAAGCTGACCGTCATTCCGGACCTGTCCCTCGATATCAGGGACGGGGAGTTCCTGGTCCTGGTCGGGCCGTCCGGCTGCGGCAAGTCGACCTTGCTGCGCATGATCGCCGGCCTTGAGGATATCAGCTCGGGCAATATTTCGATCTCGGGCCGCCTGATAAATAACGTGGCGCCGAAAGATCGCGACATCGCCATGGTGTTCCAGTCCTATGCGCTCTATCCGCATATGACCGTCGAGGAGAATATGAGCTTCGCCCTGCGGCTCAAGGGCGTCTCCAAGCAAGATCGGGCCGTCCAGGTGGCCCAGGCCGCCGAAATCCTCGGCCTGACCCCGTTGCTCAAGCGGCTGCCGCGCCAATTGTCGGGCGGGCAGCGCCAGCGCGTCGCCATGGGCCGCGCCATTGTGCGCAATCCGCAGGTCTATCTGTTCGACGAGCCGCTTTCCAATCTGGACGCCAAGCTCCGCGTGCAGATGCGCAGCGAAATCAAGCTCAACCATGCCCGCCTGAAGACCACCACCGTCTATGTGACGCATGACCAGATCGAGGCCATGACCATGGCCGACCGCATCGTGGTGATGAATGCCGGGCGCATCGAGCAGGTCGGCTCGCCGCTCGAGCTTTACGACCGTCCGGCAAATCTGTTCGTGGCCGGCTTCATCGGCTCCCCGGCCATGAACTTCCTGCCGGTCGCGGCTGCAGCCGGGCAATTGCGCCTGACCGACGGCACCGCCCTGCCCTTCGACGGCCCGATTGACGGCACCGGCGCATCGCTCATCGCCGGCATCCGCCCGGAGCATTTCGTCATCGCCGATAATGGCTTGGCGGCCGAGGTCATGACGGTCGAGCCGACCGGCGCCGAAACCCAGATTCTCGCCCGGGTGGCGGGCCACGACATTCTCGTCTCGTTCCGCGACCGCATCGACGTCGCGGCGGGCGATCGCCTGCATTTGCAGCCGCTGGCCGACAAGGTCCATCTGTTCGACGAGACCAGCGGCCAGCGCCTTTCCTGA
- a CDS encoding RidA family protein encodes MTIQRIEPGQHFAAAVAGGGHLYISGTIARTHDASIEVQTQEVLDRLDELLAQGGTDKSRLLSVTIYLPHIRDYEAMNRVWDQWIDPQNKPARATVEARLAIESLRVEIAAVALLP; translated from the coding sequence ATGACGATCCAGCGTATCGAACCGGGCCAGCACTTCGCCGCTGCCGTCGCCGGCGGCGGGCATCTCTACATTTCCGGCACCATTGCCCGGACCCATGACGCCTCGATCGAAGTGCAGACGCAAGAAGTGCTGGACCGTCTGGACGAATTGCTGGCCCAGGGCGGCACCGACAAGTCCCGATTGCTGTCCGTCACCATCTACCTGCCGCATATCCGCGACTACGAAGCGATGAACCGCGTGTGGGACCAATGGATCGACCCGCAGAACAAGCCTGCCCGCGCGACGGTCGAAGCCCGCCTGGCCATTGAAAGCCTGCGCGTGGAAATCGCCGCCGTGGCGCTGTTGCCCTGA
- a CDS encoding ABC transporter substrate-binding protein: protein MTIDHNKTRTGMDRRSFLRGSTAAALGLAIVPGLMSSTAHAAFDGTLDMLAWDFQPDMIKVLVEDWTAQGNAGVDLAVIPNVGYSPAIQTRLRGGDRIDLFYNFAYNSQKFIDEGWATTLNGLPGVDDLLADMFESARARHVNAAGDIISIPYFSAVHTLHYNESYLAEAGIENVPATLAEIYDASVKLREAGVAEAPYLAYWVKEFCEEYLHTYLLNEGIEAFDAAGKPIFGDDPRTVGVFEWWQKMYREGLAPSSVLTDDPGKLSNEMAQGSAAFYVLHHYFLTSIRALEGPQSANVKLAPIGGDNYTLQIGEVLQLGQIDDEERRLAAWDLAKYYGWKDSEGKFTVFRSWAEAAGLAAPYPGFFTDPDVIAAFADYYDLDGLSEIFDSGSKVVPARTMPWYPDFQARVGDVIHAMLLGQATPQETVDALTAAANAAQSGPSL, encoded by the coding sequence ATGACTATCGACCACAACAAGACCAGGACCGGCATGGATCGCCGCTCCTTCCTGCGCGGCTCGACCGCTGCGGCGCTCGGGCTCGCAATCGTGCCCGGCCTGATGTCCAGCACGGCCCATGCCGCCTTCGACGGCACGCTCGACATGCTGGCCTGGGACTTCCAGCCCGACATGATCAAGGTGCTGGTGGAGGATTGGACCGCTCAGGGCAATGCCGGCGTCGACCTCGCCGTCATCCCCAATGTGGGCTATTCCCCCGCGATCCAGACCCGCCTGCGCGGCGGCGACAGGATCGATCTGTTCTACAACTTCGCCTACAATTCGCAGAAATTCATCGATGAGGGCTGGGCCACGACGCTGAACGGCCTGCCGGGCGTCGACGATCTGCTGGCCGACATGTTCGAAAGCGCCCGCGCCCGTCACGTGAACGCCGCCGGCGACATCATCTCCATTCCCTATTTCTCCGCCGTGCATACGCTGCACTACAATGAGAGCTATCTCGCCGAGGCGGGAATCGAGAACGTGCCGGCCACCCTGGCCGAGATCTACGACGCCTCAGTCAAGCTGCGCGAGGCCGGCGTCGCCGAGGCGCCTTACCTGGCCTATTGGGTCAAGGAATTCTGCGAGGAATACCTGCACACCTATCTGCTCAACGAAGGCATCGAGGCCTTCGACGCCGCCGGCAAGCCGATCTTCGGCGACGATCCGCGCACCGTCGGCGTCTTCGAATGGTGGCAGAAGATGTATCGCGAAGGGCTGGCGCCGTCCTCGGTGCTGACCGACGATCCGGGCAAGCTCTCCAACGAAATGGCCCAGGGCAGCGCCGCCTTCTACGTGCTGCACCATTATTTCCTGACCTCGATCCGGGCGCTCGAAGGCCCGCAATCGGCCAATGTGAAGCTCGCGCCGATCGGTGGCGACAATTACACCCTGCAGATCGGCGAAGTGCTGCAACTGGGCCAGATCGACGACGAGGAGCGCCGCCTGGCCGCCTGGGATCTGGCCAAATATTACGGCTGGAAGGATAGCGAGGGCAAGTTCACGGTGTTCCGCTCCTGGGCCGAGGCCGCCGGCCTGGCCGCGCCCTATCCGGGCTTCTTCACCGACCCGGACGTGATCGCCGCCTTCGCGGATTATTACGACCTCGATGGCCTGTCGGAAATCTTCGACAGCGGGTCCAAGGTGGTGCCGGCCCGCACCATGCCCTGGTATCCCGACTTCCAGGCCCGCGTGGGCGATGTGATCCACGCCATGCTGCTGGGCCAGGCCACGCCGCAGGAAACCGTTGATGCCCTGACCGCCGCCGCCAATGCGGCCCAGAGCGGTCCAAGCCTCTAG